The Falco peregrinus isolate bFalPer1 chromosome 9, bFalPer1.pri, whole genome shotgun sequence genome includes a window with the following:
- the HRAS gene encoding GTPase HRas: MTEYKLVVVGAGGVGKSALTIQLIQNHFVDEYDPTIEDSYRKQVVIDGETCLLDILDTAGQEEYSAMRDQYMRTGEGFLCVFAINNTKSFEDIHQYREQIKRVKDSDDVPMVLVGNKCDLPARTVETRQAQDLARSYGIPYIETSAKTRQGVEDAFYTLVREIRQHKLRKLNPPDESGPGCMNCKCVIS; the protein is encoded by the exons ATGACTGAATATaagctggtggtggtgggagctggTGGTGTCGGGAAGAGTGCTTTGACGATACAGCTCATTCAGAACCATTTCGTTGATGAGTATGACCCCACGATAGAG GATTCCTACAGAAAGCAAGTCGTCATCGATGGAGAGACCTGCTTGTTAGACATCTTGGATACCGCAGGGCAGGAAGAGTACAGTGCCATGAGAGACCAGTACATGAGAACGGGGGAAGGATTCCTCTGCGTCTTCGCCATCAATAACACCAAGTCCTTTGAAGACATTCACCAGTACAG GGAGCAGATCAAGAGGGTGAAAGACTCAGATGATGTTCCCATGGTGCTGGTGGGAAATAAATGTGACCTGCCAGCCCGGACAGTGGAGACCCGGCAAGCGCAGGACCTGGCCCGGAGTTACGGGATCCCCTACATAGAAACCTCTGCCAAAACCAGACAG GGCGTTGAAGATGCCTTCTACACCTTGGTGCGGGAGATCCGGCAGCACAAGCTGCGCAAACTGAATCCCCCAGACGAGAGCGGCCCCGGCTGCATGAACTGTAAATGTGTGATATCGTGA